One Deltaproteobacteria bacterium genomic region harbors:
- a CDS encoding cbb3-type cytochrome c oxidase subunit 3 — MTPRGLAYLFFTLLLAGIFVGIIAYYFNRKRYERVEAPKHRMLADDDPLPDSTGSRREG, encoded by the coding sequence ATGACGCCGCGCGGGCTGGCGTACCTTTTCTTCACGCTGCTCCTTGCCGGGATCTTCGTCGGGATCATCGCGTATTATTTCAACCGGAAGCGATACGAGCGCGTGGAAGCCCCGAAGCACCGGATGCTGGCCGACGACGATCCGCTGCCCGATTCCACGGGCAGCCGCCGGGAGGGATGA
- a CDS encoding c-type cytochrome — MDEPIGKMEAHNKVPRGFLVLLFGLIAFGVYYIAAYTPGISGWSQYKVLSKEMEADKAKAAAGAAKMTENPYERDEKAVAEGQVIYAGKCASCHGKDVKGGDGPSLTAHLKYGEQDGQKYESIAKGRPGGMHAFETELGRERIWKVLAYVDSVRE; from the coding sequence ATGGACGAGCCGATCGGGAAGATGGAGGCGCACAACAAGGTTCCCCGCGGTTTCCTCGTCCTGCTGTTCGGGCTGATCGCCTTCGGCGTCTACTACATCGCCGCGTACACCCCGGGGATCAGCGGCTGGTCGCAGTACAAGGTGCTCTCGAAGGAGATGGAGGCGGACAAGGCGAAAGCCGCCGCCGGCGCCGCGAAGATGACCGAGAACCCGTACGAGCGGGACGAAAAAGCCGTGGCGGAGGGGCAGGTCATCTACGCCGGGAAATGCGCCTCCTGTCACGGCAAGGACGTGAAGGGGGGCGACGGGCCGTCGCTGACCGCGCACCTGAAGTACGGGGAGCAGGATGGGCAGAAGTACGAATCGATCGCGAAAGGCCGTCCCGGCGGGATGCACGCGTTCGAGACGGAACTGGGACGGGAGCGGATCTGGAAGGTGCTGGCCTACGTCGATTCGGTCCGGGAGTAG
- a CDS encoding 4Fe-4S binding protein, whose protein sequence is MWKSRRRIVGLLGGAAVLLLPFLRIRGRSAARFDIPTLSLHFFGAVVPIDEFYLVLLGTLFLVSLTLWVTVVFGRLWCGWLCPQTVIGEIGEWIASALPIRLRSGGKTLVLLPFSALVSLSLLWYFVPPAEATRNLFRSPILLGFFLAQWGVIYVMVAVVGLRFCKTACPYAMIQNVLADRETLAVAYDPAQAECLRCDRCTQVCPVGIDIRRGGQRECVACAACIDACREVTSRRNVLPFIAYRGTVLRGKAYLFAGGCLAAALVLLAAIWSRPDVRFAVQWEGKAGTPRGNVYRYSVRNDSDRPVALALSVEGPARLLDDPEVTVPSRGRVTGTVTVKGGDGTPGEILITAAGRGFRIVRKAAFP, encoded by the coding sequence ATGTGGAAAAGCCGCCGACGGATCGTCGGCCTCCTCGGGGGGGCGGCGGTCCTTCTCCTTCCATTCCTCCGGATCCGCGGACGCAGCGCGGCGCGGTTCGACATTCCCACCCTCTCGCTGCACTTCTTCGGGGCGGTCGTCCCGATCGACGAGTTCTATCTGGTCCTGCTGGGAACGCTCTTCCTCGTGTCGCTCACCCTCTGGGTGACGGTCGTCTTCGGGAGGTTGTGGTGCGGGTGGCTCTGCCCGCAGACGGTGATCGGCGAGATCGGCGAGTGGATCGCCTCCGCGCTCCCGATCCGTCTCCGGTCCGGAGGAAAGACGCTGGTGCTCCTCCCCTTCTCCGCCCTGGTGTCCCTCTCCCTCCTCTGGTACTTCGTCCCGCCCGCCGAGGCGACGCGCAATCTCTTCCGGTCCCCGATCCTCCTTGGCTTCTTCCTCGCGCAGTGGGGAGTGATCTACGTCATGGTGGCCGTCGTGGGCCTCCGTTTCTGCAAAACGGCGTGCCCGTACGCGATGATCCAGAATGTCCTCGCCGACCGGGAGACGCTCGCGGTCGCGTACGACCCGGCGCAGGCCGAATGCCTCCGGTGCGACCGGTGCACCCAGGTCTGCCCCGTGGGGATCGACATCCGGAGGGGGGGGCAGCGGGAGTGCGTCGCCTGCGCGGCGTGCATCGACGCCTGCCGGGAGGTGACGTCGCGCCGGAACGTCCTGCCCTTCATCGCCTACCGGGGAACGGTCCTGCGCGGGAAAGCGTACCTGTTCGCGGGGGGTTGCCTCGCGGCCGCGCTCGTCCTCCTCGCCGCGATCTGGAGCCGTCCCGACGTCCGGTTCGCCGTGCAGTGGGAAGGGAAGGCCGGGACGCCGCGGGGGAACGTCTACCGATACTCCGTGCGGAACGACTCGGACCGGCCGGTCGCCCTCGCGCTGTCCGTCGAGGGGCCGGCGCGTCTCCTCGACGATCCGGAGGTCACGGTGCCCTCCCGGGGGCGCGTCACCGGCACGGTGACGGTCAAGGGGGGGGACGGGACGCCGGGAGAGATCCTGATCACCGCCGCGGGGCGGGGGTTCCGCAT
- the ccoO gene encoding cytochrome-c oxidase, cbb3-type subunit II: MNFNSLYEKPVLFALAAVVVISVGTLVTTFIPLFLPSTQPVSPLIKPYTAVETEGRDIYIREGCNNCHTQTVRPLRTEVARYGDYSKPEEFAYDRPFLWGSRRTGPDLARVGGKYPDAWHYRHMANPQAMFDKSNMPAYSWLAKAKLDTSLTARKVKILGYGYDGVEVARQLAAFRQTVTAPAYPSGQVRSQVTPAALQGGITELDALVAYLQKLGRDLKAAQKPVAGPATAEAAESKNPYAGNRRAEEEGEKIFKENCRSCHAEKGAGGFGPKLATTTHKYGGSDAELFASVAGGRPGGMPTFLPQLGKDRVWKAVAYIRHLERESR; the protein is encoded by the coding sequence ATGAACTTCAACAGCCTGTATGAGAAGCCCGTGCTCTTTGCCCTCGCGGCGGTGGTCGTCATCTCGGTCGGGACGCTGGTGACGACCTTCATCCCCCTCTTCCTCCCGTCGACCCAACCGGTGAGCCCCCTGATCAAGCCGTACACGGCCGTCGAGACGGAAGGGAGGGACATCTACATCCGGGAAGGGTGCAACAATTGCCACACCCAGACGGTCCGGCCGCTGCGCACCGAGGTCGCCCGGTACGGCGACTACTCCAAGCCGGAGGAGTTCGCCTACGACCGGCCGTTCCTCTGGGGTTCCCGTCGTACGGGGCCGGACCTGGCGCGCGTGGGCGGCAAGTATCCCGATGCGTGGCATTACCGCCACATGGCGAACCCGCAGGCGATGTTCGACAAATCGAACATGCCGGCGTACTCGTGGCTCGCGAAAGCGAAGCTCGACACCTCCCTCACGGCCAGGAAGGTGAAGATCCTCGGATACGGCTACGACGGGGTGGAGGTCGCCCGGCAACTGGCCGCCTTCCGGCAGACGGTCACGGCACCGGCCTATCCGTCCGGGCAGGTGCGCTCCCAGGTGACGCCGGCCGCCCTTCAGGGGGGGATCACCGAACTCGACGCGCTGGTGGCGTATCTCCAGAAGCTGGGGCGGGACCTGAAAGCGGCGCAGAAACCCGTCGCGGGGCCCGCGACCGCCGAGGCGGCGGAGTCGAAGAACCCGTACGCGGGAAACCGCAGGGCCGAAGAGGAAGGCGAGAAGATCTTCAAGGAGAATTGCCGGAGCTGCCACGCTGAAAAGGGAGCCGGCGGATTCGGCCCGAAGCTGGCTACGACCACCCACAAGTACGGCGGTTCGGACGCGGAGCTGTTCGCCTCCGTCGCGGGCGGGCGCCCGGGAGGGATGCCCACGTTCCTTCCGCAGCTGGGGAAAGACCGGGTGTGGAAGGCGGTCGCCTACATACGCCACCTTGAAAGGGAAAGCCGATGA